A single window of Cytobacillus dafuensis DNA harbors:
- the spoIIIAE gene encoding stage III sporulation protein AE has product MKQRLKKIFFLNLLIFLLLIPSVQASPQTEDVNQAINPQAIVDSQLDSLNIDELKQFWEKISSEYGGFLPESQKGSLYDFIKGEKKFSFQEWASGFMKFIFHEFIVNGKLLGTLILLTIFSMFLQSLQNSFEKSTVSKVAYAIVFMVLIIIALNSFHIAISYAQDAIDTMISFILALIPLLLALIASSGGLVSAAFFHPVILFLMNISGLLIQYIVLPLLFLSALLAIVSTLSENYKVTQLANLIRNWSIALLSMFLTVFLGVISVQGASTAVTDGVAIRTAKFITGNFIPIIGRMFTDATDTVISASVLLKNTVGIAGLVLLIIIAAFPAIKILMIAFIYKFAAAILQPLGGGPIISCLDIISKSVIYVFAALAVVSLMFFLSITVIIAAGNLTMMVR; this is encoded by the coding sequence ATGAAGCAGCGGCTGAAGAAAATATTTTTTCTGAATCTACTAATCTTCTTATTACTAATTCCAAGTGTACAAGCCTCACCACAAACAGAAGATGTAAATCAAGCAATCAATCCTCAGGCGATCGTTGACTCACAGCTTGACTCGCTCAATATAGATGAATTAAAGCAATTCTGGGAAAAAATCAGCAGTGAATATGGAGGATTTTTGCCTGAAAGCCAAAAAGGAAGTCTTTACGATTTTATTAAAGGAGAAAAGAAATTTTCTTTTCAAGAATGGGCCTCTGGCTTTATGAAGTTTATATTTCATGAATTTATTGTAAATGGAAAATTATTAGGCACTTTAATCCTGCTTACGATCTTTAGCATGTTTCTCCAATCCTTGCAAAATTCCTTTGAGAAAAGCACAGTAAGCAAAGTTGCCTATGCAATAGTGTTCATGGTACTAATTATTATTGCCCTTAACAGCTTCCATATCGCAATTAGTTATGCACAAGATGCAATCGATACGATGATTTCATTTATTTTAGCTCTAATACCGCTTTTGCTTGCACTTATTGCATCCTCAGGAGGGCTCGTATCAGCAGCATTTTTTCATCCAGTGATTCTCTTTTTAATGAATATTAGTGGTTTATTAATTCAATATATCGTTTTACCCTTACTATTTCTATCGGCTCTATTAGCAATTGTCAGTACCTTATCTGAAAATTACAAAGTGACCCAGCTTGCCAATTTAATAAGAAATTGGAGCATAGCACTTCTAAGTATGTTCTTAACGGTTTTTCTAGGGGTCATTTCTGTTCAAGGTGCATCAACAGCAGTGACAGACGGTGTAGCGATACGAACAGCGAAGTTCATAACAGGTAATTTTATCCCGATAATCGGAAGGATGTTCACAGATGCAACAGATACCGTGATCAGTGCATCTGTTTTATTAAAAAATACTGTCGGTATTGCTGGCCTGGTACTCCTCATAATTATCGCCGCATTTCCTGCAATCAAAATTTTAATGATTGCATTTATATATAAATTTGCAGCAGCTATTCTTCAGCCATTAGGTGGAGGACCTATTATTTCCTGTCTGGACATTATTAGTAAGAGTGTTATTTATGTGTTTGCTGCACTAGCCGTTGTTTCTCTCATGTTTTTCCTTAGTATCACTGTTATAATCGCAGCCGGAAATTTGACGATGATGGTCAGGTAG
- the spoIIIAD gene encoding stage III sporulation protein AD, whose amino-acid sequence MEIIQIVGVALVATFLALIVKEQKPNFAFLLIVFVGCTIFLFLVDQIYAIIHMIERIAVNAKVNMIYIETILKIIGIAYIAEFAAQITKDAGQGAIASKIELGGKILILAMAIPILTVMIETIIQMIPG is encoded by the coding sequence ATTGAAATTATTCAAATAGTCGGCGTTGCACTTGTAGCTACATTTCTAGCTTTAATCGTGAAGGAACAAAAGCCGAACTTTGCCTTCCTTCTCATCGTTTTCGTTGGCTGCACTATTTTCCTTTTTCTAGTCGATCAAATTTATGCCATTATCCATATGATCGAAAGAATTGCTGTGAATGCCAAGGTAAATATGATTTACATTGAAACCATTTTAAAAATTATAGGAATTGCCTATATTGCTGAATTTGCTGCTCAAATTACAAAGGATGCTGGCCAAGGAGCAATTGCCTCCAAAATAGAATTAGGAGGAAAAATATTAATTCTGGCTATGGCAATTCCAATTCTTACCGTAATGATCGAAACCATTATTCAAATGATACCTGGTTAA
- the spoIIIAC gene encoding stage III sporulation protein AC — MGLEVDIIFKIAGVGIVVAFLHTILDQVGKKEYAQWVTLFGFIYILFMVASVVDDLFQKIKSVFLFQG; from the coding sequence ATGGGCCTAGAGGTGGATATTATTTTTAAAATTGCCGGTGTCGGAATTGTTGTTGCGTTTTTACATACAATTCTCGATCAGGTTGGAAAAAAGGAATACGCCCAATGGGTAACGCTTTTTGGCTTTATTTATATTTTATTTATGGTTGCATCCGTAGTAGATGACCTATTTCAAAAAATTAAATCTGTGTTTCTATTTCAAGGCTAA
- the spoIIIAB gene encoding stage III sporulation protein SpoIIIAB — MIKIMGAVFIIVATTWAGFEASRHLHERPRQLRQLKSALQSLEAEIMYGHTPLHEAARRLSVQVPMPLSRFFDIFAEKLMGSETTVKEAWVQSLKDIWKMTAFKQGEFEIMKQFGETLGRHDRHSQQKQIMLALSHLEREEADAYERQAKYEKMFKSLGFLSGLLLIILLM, encoded by the coding sequence ATGATAAAAATAATGGGAGCCGTATTCATTATTGTTGCCACCACTTGGGCGGGCTTTGAAGCTTCTAGACATTTACATGAAAGACCCCGGCAGCTGCGTCAGCTAAAATCGGCCTTACAATCATTAGAAGCTGAAATCATGTATGGACATACGCCACTTCATGAAGCAGCAAGAAGGCTTTCGGTTCAAGTGCCAATGCCGTTATCAAGATTTTTCGATATTTTTGCGGAAAAACTCATGGGTTCGGAAACGACAGTAAAAGAGGCATGGGTACAAAGCCTAAAGGACATTTGGAAAATGACTGCTTTCAAACAAGGTGAATTTGAAATTATGAAGCAATTCGGTGAAACATTGGGCAGACATGACCGTCATTCTCAGCAAAAGCAAATCATGCTGGCTCTCTCACATTTAGAGCGTGAGGAGGCCGATGCTTATGAAAGGCAAGCTAAATACGAAAAGATGTTTAAAAGCCTTGGCTTTTTATCAGGGCTGTTATTAATCATTTTATTGATGTAG
- the spoIIIAA gene encoding stage III sporulation protein AA: METILAFLPKKISEYMQQIPPPQLVEVEEIRVRINRPLELTMKGSPRFLPYIVKQEDALHLLNKISHFSIYTLEEELRRGYITIEGGHRVGLAGKVILEAGNVKAIRDISSFNIRIAREQIGIGEKLVPSLFNGRSWLHTMIIGSPQTGKTTLLRDMARIISTGDKNGRFPAQKVGIVDERSEIAGSVQGIPQMTFGPRLDVLDACPKVEGMMMMIRSMSPDVLIVDEIGRKEDADAILEAVNAGIKLMMTTHGTTFEEIRRRPTIKPIIEMGIFQRFIELDRKNGPGSVASIKDSYGNEIKYEVRVT; encoded by the coding sequence TTGGAAACCATTCTAGCCTTTTTGCCAAAAAAGATTTCAGAATACATGCAGCAAATTCCACCTCCTCAATTGGTTGAAGTAGAAGAGATTCGCGTACGGATCAATAGACCACTTGAATTAACAATGAAGGGAAGTCCGCGTTTTTTACCATATATCGTGAAACAAGAGGATGCGTTGCATTTATTAAACAAAATAAGTCATTTCTCCATTTATACCTTAGAGGAAGAGTTGCGTCGAGGCTATATCACGATTGAGGGTGGACATCGTGTTGGTTTAGCCGGAAAAGTTATTCTTGAAGCTGGAAATGTGAAGGCGATTAGAGATATTTCTTCTTTTAATATTCGGATTGCTAGAGAACAAATTGGAATAGGCGAAAAGCTCGTTCCTAGTCTATTTAATGGTAGATCTTGGCTTCATACGATGATCATCGGCTCACCCCAAACAGGGAAAACGACTCTTCTTCGTGATATGGCAAGAATTATTTCAACCGGAGATAAAAATGGCCGTTTTCCTGCTCAAAAGGTTGGAATCGTTGATGAACGCTCTGAAATTGCAGGTAGTGTGCAAGGAATTCCGCAAATGACTTTCGGGCCTCGTCTTGATGTTCTTGATGCCTGTCCTAAAGTTGAGGGCATGATGATGATGATTCGCTCAATGAGCCCAGATGTGCTAATTGTAGATGAAATTGGGAGAAAAGAGGATGCAGATGCAATTTTGGAGGCTGTTAATGCAGGGATTAAATTAATGATGACAACGCATGGAACCACTTTCGAGGAGATAAGAAGACGCCCTACAATCAAGCCAATCATTGAAATGGGAATCTTCCAGCGTTTTATAGAATTAGATAGAAAAAATGGCCCAGGTAGTGTAGCGAGTATAAAGGATAGTTATGGAAATGAGATCAAATACGAAGTGCGGGTGACATGA
- a CDS encoding SIMPL domain-containing protein, protein MYYQQPSYRNTQTSGSKRNMIRVTGEGIVSVKPDKAEITLGASTEDKQLEVAQKNNAMIISNIKKGLNQLDIQDEQIKTVNYSIFPQYDYVEGKQIFRGYKVEHLLQISINDIENAGLVVDTAVKNGANVVSRIRFSVGDSIQYEQQALSIAVINAYQKADTIARTLGVQLNKVPILVAEIGRQRGEPIPFQMTALVKSEAATPIQPGTLEMRSQVSAEFEFHS, encoded by the coding sequence ATGTATTATCAGCAGCCATCTTATCGGAATACTCAAACTAGCGGCAGTAAGCGGAATATGATAAGGGTAACTGGAGAAGGAATCGTTTCTGTGAAGCCCGATAAAGCAGAAATCACATTGGGTGCTTCAACAGAGGATAAGCAATTAGAGGTTGCGCAAAAAAATAATGCAATGATTATCTCTAATATTAAAAAAGGACTTAATCAATTGGATATTCAAGATGAGCAAATCAAAACCGTTAATTATTCAATTTTTCCACAATATGATTATGTTGAAGGTAAGCAGATATTCAGGGGATATAAAGTAGAGCACTTGCTTCAAATATCTATTAATGATATTGAAAATGCAGGTTTAGTAGTTGATACGGCCGTAAAAAATGGAGCTAATGTCGTTTCAAGAATTAGATTTTCTGTTGGAGACTCTATTCAATATGAACAGCAGGCATTATCAATAGCTGTTATCAATGCGTATCAAAAGGCCGATACAATCGCCCGAACTTTAGGAGTTCAATTAAATAAAGTACCAATATTAGTTGCTGAAATTGGTCGGCAACGCGGAGAACCAATCCCGTTTCAGATGACTGCACTCGTTAAAAGCGAAGCAGCTACTCCTATACAACCAGGTACATTAGAAATGAGAAGCCAAGTTTCAGCAGAGTTTGAATTTCATTCTTAA
- a CDS encoding IS4 family transposase — protein sequence MAFFYGFFDSDELQPIAEELQRHMSPHVLEHLAKEKGFVQRKSKYQAKELVALCVWLSQQVASTSLTQLCSCLEVSTGVLISPEGLNQRFNASAVQFLEQVLANLLAQRIHLTKEIVHQYTTIFKSIRILDSTTFQLPDRFSSHYQGSGGSSHTAGVKIQLEYDLLSGKFLHVYVGEGRENDKIFGSSSLQTIQPKDLYIRDLGYFDLHDLQKIHDKEAYYVSRLILNSRIYLKNDEPEYFRNGTVKKGTLYIQLDMEELMYQLYPGQTMEISEAYIGQYQKLPARVIIHRLTKEQTEKRLKEQAKKEKKKGITYKERSKRLSGINVYITNLPAENVPTEHIHDLYSLRWQIEILFKTWKSFFQIDKCKEIKKERLECHLYGQLISILLCSSTMFKMRQLLLDKKKKELSEYKSIYMIKNYYLLFYEGLQKGSHELLKVLLRLFYLLEKNGRKSHRYEKKTVFDILGVVYDYMLSKSFKAA from the coding sequence ATGGCGTTTTTTTATGGATTTTTCGATTCTGACGAACTTCAACCGATTGCTGAAGAATTACAACGACATATGTCTCCTCATGTTCTAGAACACCTAGCTAAAGAAAAAGGATTCGTTCAGCGAAAGAGTAAATATCAAGCAAAGGAGTTAGTTGCTTTATGTGTATGGCTTAGTCAACAGGTCGCAAGTACATCACTCACACAATTATGTAGCTGTCTTGAAGTATCTACAGGTGTTCTTATTAGTCCTGAAGGACTTAACCAACGATTTAATGCTTCCGCAGTACAATTTCTTGAACAAGTTTTAGCTAACCTTCTAGCTCAAAGAATTCATTTAACAAAAGAAATAGTTCACCAATATACCACAATCTTTAAGAGCATTCGGATTCTAGATTCTACAACATTTCAGCTTCCAGATAGGTTTTCTTCACATTATCAAGGTTCAGGTGGAAGTAGCCATACGGCAGGAGTTAAAATTCAATTGGAATATGATCTATTGAGTGGAAAGTTCCTACACGTTTATGTAGGAGAAGGAAGAGAAAATGATAAAATCTTTGGTTCATCAAGCCTACAAACCATTCAACCAAAAGATTTGTACATAAGAGATTTAGGCTATTTCGACTTACATGACTTACAGAAAATCCATGATAAAGAAGCTTATTATGTCTCACGTTTGATATTAAATTCTCGAATCTACCTTAAGAATGATGAACCAGAGTATTTTCGAAATGGGACCGTGAAGAAAGGAACACTCTATATTCAGTTAGATATGGAAGAACTCATGTATCAATTGTACCCTGGTCAAACCATGGAGATTTCAGAGGCATACATTGGACAGTATCAAAAATTACCAGCTCGTGTTATTATTCATCGATTAACAAAGGAACAAACAGAGAAAAGGTTGAAGGAACAAGCCAAAAAAGAAAAGAAGAAGGGTATTACCTATAAAGAACGAAGTAAACGGTTGAGTGGGATCAATGTGTATATTACGAATCTTCCTGCAGAAAATGTTCCAACGGAACATATCCATGACTTGTATTCATTACGCTGGCAAATTGAAATTTTGTTCAAAACATGGAAATCTTTCTTTCAAATTGACAAGTGCAAAGAAATCAAGAAAGAACGCTTAGAATGCCATTTATATGGGCAACTCATTAGTATTTTACTCTGTTCATCGACGATGTTCAAAATGCGTCAGTTACTCTTGGATAAGAAAAAGAAAGAGTTAAGTGAATACAAATCCATCTATATGATAAAGAATTATTATCTATTGTTTTATGAGGGACTACAGAAGGGCAGCCATGAATTATTAAAAGTTTTACTGCGTTTGTTTTACCTTTTAGAGAAAAACGGAAGAAAATCTCACCGGTACGAAAAGAAAACCGTCTTTGATATCTTAGGTGTTGTGTATGATTATATGTTGTCAAAAAGTTTCAAGGCTGCATAA
- the pdxR gene encoding MocR-like pyridoxine biosynthesis transcription factor PdxR, which translates to MNELIFNINRESNTPMYQQVYQYIRTQILSGKLERNTKLPSIRQLALQLEVSRNTTQVAYEQLQSEGYIRSENKKGFFVEATISDETLNYEPIREQHHEKNQTDIKTIDFKIGTVDQENFPLKKWRMLTNKIVKDSSMFSYGEKQGDIKLRKVLADYLFQSRGVNTSADQIIIGSSTQHLLLLLSLLLKQDYHYLAVEDPGYNVARELFALQSFIIDPIPVKEQGIQVDRLLKSPSRLLYVTPTHHFPYGVTIPVNERLKLIQWAKRVEGYIIEDDYDSEFRYIHQPIPSLQSLDSNDRVVYLGTFSKALLPSIRVSYMVLPRRLVSEYKKILPLLEQTSSSIHQRTLATFMNEGYWYSHLRKMKALYKRKMNLLNRELLKHFKNYVEIKGGSSGIFVIIEVKTKMSEKMLIEKAYEHGIAVYPCSKYFSKYIPQYPHIQLGLGNLCEEQIIKGVSQLAKIWL; encoded by the coding sequence ATGAATGAACTAATATTTAATATCAATCGAGAGAGTAACACTCCTATGTACCAACAAGTTTATCAATACATACGTACTCAGATTTTATCTGGTAAATTAGAAAGGAATACAAAGTTACCATCGATAAGACAACTTGCTCTCCAATTAGAGGTCAGCAGAAACACAACTCAGGTAGCCTATGAACAATTGCAATCGGAAGGATATATTCGAAGTGAGAACAAAAAGGGATTTTTTGTAGAGGCAACTATATCGGATGAGACACTTAATTATGAACCCATTAGAGAACAGCATCATGAAAAAAATCAAACTGACATAAAAACTATTGACTTTAAGATTGGGACAGTAGATCAAGAGAACTTCCCTTTGAAAAAATGGAGAATGCTTACAAACAAAATCGTTAAAGACTCTAGCATGTTTTCATACGGAGAAAAACAAGGCGATATTAAATTAAGAAAGGTACTAGCAGATTACTTGTTTCAATCAAGAGGGGTTAATACTTCTGCTGACCAGATTATTATTGGCAGTAGCACACAACACTTGTTATTACTTTTGTCGCTGTTGCTAAAGCAAGACTATCATTATTTGGCAGTAGAAGACCCTGGATATAATGTGGCAAGGGAACTATTTGCTCTTCAGTCATTTATCATTGATCCGATCCCGGTAAAAGAACAAGGCATCCAAGTCGATCGCCTTTTAAAGTCGCCTTCTAGACTTTTATATGTCACTCCTACTCACCACTTTCCATATGGAGTAACTATCCCCGTCAATGAAAGATTAAAGTTAATTCAATGGGCAAAAAGGGTGGAAGGATATATTATTGAGGATGATTACGATAGTGAATTCCGATACATCCATCAACCTATACCGTCTCTTCAAAGTTTAGATTCTAATGATAGGGTGGTTTATTTAGGAACTTTTTCAAAAGCACTGCTACCTTCTATCCGTGTCAGTTATATGGTTTTGCCTAGGAGGCTAGTAAGTGAATATAAAAAGATACTCCCTTTGCTTGAGCAAACATCCTCATCTATTCATCAGAGAACACTGGCGACCTTTATGAATGAAGGATATTGGTACTCACACTTAAGGAAGATGAAAGCTTTGTATAAACGTAAAATGAATCTATTGAATAGGGAATTACTAAAACACTTTAAGAATTATGTTGAAATAAAAGGTGGTAGCTCCGGAATTTTCGTTATTATTGAAGTTAAAACAAAAATGAGTGAAAAAATGCTGATTGAAAAGGCATATGAACACGGAATTGCAGTTTATCCTTGCTCAAAATATTTCTCGAAATATATACCACAATATCCGCATATTCAACTTGGATTGGGTAATTTATGTGAAGAACAGATAATAAAAGGAGTATCTCAACTAGCAAAAATTTGGTTGTAA
- a CDS encoding MFS transporter, with the protein MDKPRLWTRDFISIAITNFLVFTTFFYLLVTLPIYALQELHGAESEAGLITTVFLVASILTRPFAGKWIEKAGKYIVFISSLIVLFAASILYFIPQSLIGLLILRFFHGIGFGMATTATGAIVADLIPESRKGEGMGYYGLTLNLAMAIGPFLGLTVMQQTGTNVIFIINALCALFALVAGLFVRLPKKAFMPERVIERKTSMKIGNYLETSAIPVSLVSAFLGLIYSGIISFVSIYAKEQKLVEAAGYFFVVYAVVLLISRPFTGKWFDLFGANIIIYPAILCFAVGTFLLSVSNTSLLFLASAALIGVGWGTVFPSFQTIAIQVAPPKKRALATATFLSIYDFGFGIGSFIFGIAATKIDYGSLYFYCSFLIIIGSGVYYLLHGRISSRSIVKKVKREIS; encoded by the coding sequence TTGGATAAACCCCGATTATGGACAAGGGATTTTATCAGTATTGCCATTACTAATTTTCTCGTGTTTACAACATTTTTTTATTTATTGGTTACACTGCCGATATATGCTTTACAAGAATTGCATGGTGCCGAATCTGAAGCAGGACTTATTACTACAGTTTTTTTGGTTGCATCCATCCTAACACGCCCATTTGCAGGTAAATGGATCGAAAAGGCAGGAAAGTATATCGTTTTTATAAGTTCCCTCATTGTTCTTTTCGCAGCTTCAATTTTGTATTTTATTCCACAATCTCTGATTGGCTTACTAATTCTTCGCTTTTTTCATGGAATTGGCTTTGGAATGGCCACAACGGCCACTGGAGCAATTGTGGCAGATCTCATCCCGGAATCCCGCAAAGGAGAAGGAATGGGGTACTATGGACTAACGCTAAATCTTGCTATGGCTATTGGTCCCTTTTTGGGTTTGACTGTTATGCAACAAACAGGGACAAATGTAATATTTATCATAAATGCATTATGTGCTCTCTTTGCACTCGTTGCAGGATTATTTGTTAGATTACCTAAGAAAGCTTTTATGCCAGAACGGGTAATTGAACGAAAAACAAGTATGAAAATTGGGAATTATTTGGAAACTTCTGCTATTCCTGTATCGTTGGTTTCAGCTTTCTTAGGATTGATTTATTCGGGAATTATTTCCTTTGTATCCATATATGCTAAAGAACAAAAATTAGTGGAAGCTGCTGGTTATTTCTTTGTTGTGTACGCAGTGGTCCTTTTAATTTCCCGACCTTTTACTGGAAAATGGTTTGATTTATTTGGGGCAAATATTATAATTTATCCCGCTATTTTATGCTTTGCAGTCGGTACATTCTTATTGAGTGTATCGAATACGTCATTGTTATTTCTTGCATCAGCAGCCCTTATTGGCGTGGGATGGGGAACCGTGTTTCCCAGTTTTCAAACCATTGCCATTCAAGTAGCACCTCCTAAAAAGAGGGCATTGGCTACGGCTACATTCCTTTCTATATATGATTTTGGGTTCGGCATTGGATCATTTATCTTTGGTATTGCCGCAACTAAAATTGATTATGGATCATTATATTTTTATTGTTCATTCCTTATAATAATCGGAAGTGGTGTTTATTATTTACTACATGGCAGAATATCTTCACGTTCTATTGTGAAAAAGGTAAAGAGAGAGATTTCTTAG
- a CDS encoding DUF1284 domain-containing protein gives MDKVLRGHHLLCIHGFRGMGYSTKFVEKMYEIVNDVRDGQKDFSIKVVATFDDACFTCPHQGKTECEANEGSNEHVLSMDEKTIRHLGLEKNKSYQKSFLVSLTAQKVVMEDLDYLCKGCSWLSYGVCKEGIVELKNKYGVVDITDQ, from the coding sequence ATGGATAAAGTATTACGTGGTCATCACCTTCTTTGCATCCATGGATTTCGAGGAATGGGCTACAGTACAAAATTTGTTGAGAAAATGTATGAGATCGTAAATGATGTTCGAGATGGACAGAAGGATTTTTCAATTAAAGTAGTTGCTACTTTTGACGATGCTTGCTTTACATGCCCACATCAAGGAAAGACGGAATGTGAAGCAAATGAAGGCTCTAATGAGCATGTCTTATCAATGGACGAAAAAACCATCCGTCATCTCGGACTTGAAAAAAATAAAAGTTATCAGAAATCTTTTTTAGTGTCCTTAACAGCCCAAAAGGTAGTAATGGAGGATTTAGATTATTTATGTAAAGGCTGCTCATGGCTCTCATATGGGGTTTGTAAGGAAGGGATTGTAGAGCTGAAAAACAAATATGGCGTTGTCGATATAACCGATCAATAA
- a CDS encoding YhgE/Pip domain-containing protein has translation MMKTIFGIYRTDLKNIYQNWAVFILIAGLTLLPSLYAWFNIEASWDPYGHTSDISIAVSNKDKGANIRGSKINVGDELVSSLKTDENFNWVFVDEKEAIKGVERGKYYASITVPENFSEKITTVLTDDPEKPTLSYYVNEKINAVAPKITSKGATGLVEQISKNFVKTANGAIFKVFNEIGIELERDLPTIERVKHLIFELEKQLPTIRDTTNKVLDDVEKAKQVISTAQEEVKRIAVLSDEGVQLAENFTGYLNKATLLINNSAPFIKENLVILKQTADSTNQLTDFLLDNQIPTEEKINFLQRHSIRLEKSVEVIDDMISFFEHLTKLSSSSSFDLELNRLQEVKKNFTSAQVLLKNTINLIENGEPLTSKITNQINQFSESTSELLKKVLDNFDNQTVPNIDNQLQKTKSLIENTTAALKGAKQSLPDVESILGEAQKGIIIGTKELQKFKEDLPEIERKLKEITQRIRAFEANANIKEIIDLLRNDIKKESDFFAEPVLLKEHKLFPIPNYGSAMSPFFTTLSLWVGAMLLVSLLSIDTTTNGSIIHFYFGKFLIFLTIALLQALIVTLGDIFLLKTFVVDKLWFVLFALFMGGIFMLMVFTLVFLLGNVGKALGIVLLVLQISGSGGTFPIQVVPKFFQVINPFLPFTYAISMMREAVGGIIWDIVIRDAIILSLFGILTILLGLFLKKPANRLTEKFKLKIKESSLIH, from the coding sequence ATGATGAAAACCATTTTCGGGATTTATAGAACAGATTTGAAAAATATTTATCAAAATTGGGCTGTTTTTATTTTAATTGCAGGATTAACACTCCTACCTTCTTTATATGCTTGGTTTAATATTGAAGCTTCTTGGGATCCATATGGTCATACAAGTGACATCTCGATTGCTGTTTCAAATAAGGATAAAGGGGCAAACATAAGAGGAAGTAAAATTAATGTAGGGGACGAATTGGTTTCCTCCTTGAAAACAGATGAAAACTTCAATTGGGTGTTTGTTGATGAAAAGGAAGCCATTAAGGGTGTTGAACGAGGTAAATATTACGCAAGTATAACGGTTCCAGAGAATTTCTCTGAAAAAATTACGACAGTATTGACGGATGATCCAGAAAAACCTACGCTTTCTTATTATGTAAATGAAAAAATAAATGCTGTTGCTCCTAAAATTACCTCAAAAGGTGCTACGGGTTTGGTTGAGCAAATTAGTAAAAACTTTGTTAAAACGGCAAATGGTGCTATCTTTAAAGTTTTTAATGAGATTGGGATTGAACTTGAAAGAGATTTACCAACGATTGAAAGAGTAAAGCATTTGATTTTTGAATTGGAGAAACAACTTCCCACTATTCGGGATACAACCAATAAAGTGCTAGATGATGTAGAGAAGGCGAAGCAAGTTATTAGTACCGCACAAGAAGAAGTAAAGCGCATTGCAGTGCTTTCCGATGAAGGGGTACAGCTTGCGGAGAATTTCACTGGCTATTTAAATAAAGCTACCTTACTAATAAATAACTCAGCACCATTTATAAAAGAAAATCTCGTCATTTTAAAGCAAACAGCAGATTCAACAAATCAGCTTACCGACTTCTTATTGGACAATCAAATACCTACTGAGGAAAAAATTAATTTCTTACAACGACATAGTATAAGGCTTGAAAAGAGTGTAGAAGTCATTGATGATATGATAAGTTTTTTTGAACATTTAACTAAATTATCCTCTAGTTCCTCATTTGATTTAGAGCTAAATAGGCTGCAAGAGGTAAAGAAAAATTTTACGTCGGCGCAAGTACTTTTAAAAAATACAATTAACTTAATTGAAAATGGGGAGCCGCTTACGAGCAAAATAACAAATCAAATCAATCAATTTTCCGAAAGCACTTCTGAGCTACTAAAAAAAGTACTAGATAATTTTGATAATCAAACAGTTCCGAATATCGATAATCAACTTCAGAAAACAAAGAGTTTAATCGAAAATACAACGGCAGCTTTAAAAGGAGCAAAACAGAGCTTACCAGATGTAGAAAGTATATTAGGAGAAGCACAAAAAGGAATAATAATCGGAACGAAAGAGCTTCAAAAATTTAAAGAGGATTTACCAGAAATAGAGCGGAAACTAAAAGAAATTACTCAGAGAATTAGAGCCTTTGAAGCAAATGCAAATATAAAGGAAATTATTGATTTATTAAGAAATGATATAAAAAAGGAAAGTGATTTCTTTGCTGAGCCAGTCCTGCTGAAAGAGCATAAGTTATTTCCGATTCCTAATTATGGATCAGCAATGTCGCCTTTTTTCACCACTCTTTCGCTATGGGTAGGAGCAATGTTATTAGTGTCCCTTTTATCAATCGATACGACGACAAACGGCAGCATTATACACTTCTATTTTGGAAAGTTTTTAATCTTTTTGACAATTGCTCTTCTTCAAGCGTTAATTGTTACACTGGGGGATATTTTTTTATTAAAGACATTTGTTGTTGATAAGCTCTGGTTTGTGCTGTTTGCTTTATTTATGGGTGGGATTTTTATGCTAATGGTGTTCACTCTTGTTTTTTTATTAGGGAATGTAGGAAAAGCGTTAGGGATTGTTTTATTAGTATTGCAAATCTCTGGATCGGGAGGAACCTTTCCGATTCAAGTTGTCCCAAAGTTTTTTCAAGTAATTAATCCGTTTCTTCCCTTTACATATGCTATCAGTATGATGAGGGAGGCGGTAGGTGGAATCATCTGGGATATCGTTATTAGGGATGCTATTATCCTCAGTCTATTCGGTATACTAACGATTTTGCTTGGACTATTTTTGAAGAAGCCAGCTAACCGCTTAACTGAAAAATTCAAATTAAAAATAAAAGAGAGTTCGTTGATTCATTAA